A single Flavobacterium sp. 1 DNA region contains:
- a CDS encoding geranylgeranylglycerol-phosphate geranylgeranyltransferase: MLSRKHKLFIWKIISLFSVVRGYNIPIIALAQYLSAIFILAPEQRALSILLDFRLFIIVLCSSLTIASGYIINSFYDSKKDLINRPNKSQLDRLVSQKTKLQVYFSLNLFVALIAFFVSFRAVLFYSAYIFLIWFYSHKIKRYPLIGNLMAAFLAVLPFFGILLYYYLKMPLYEIESNSGKLAVILSHGAFLFLLILIREMIKDLENLKGDFANDYKTIPIIYGEETAKKIITVLTILTVLPVYFLINVYDVGYMDIYFYFGFIVLIFFLLYLWKWQTKEQYVMLHNVLKFLIVSGVFCIVLINPSVLWHGKKVLMTI; this comes from the coding sequence ATGTTAAGCAGAAAGCATAAACTATTTATATGGAAAATTATCAGTTTATTCTCTGTCGTAAGAGGCTATAACATACCCATTATAGCTTTAGCCCAATATTTATCAGCTATTTTCATACTGGCGCCAGAGCAGAGAGCTTTGTCAATATTATTAGATTTCCGTCTTTTTATTATTGTGCTGTGTTCAAGTCTGACCATTGCTTCGGGATATATCATCAATAGTTTTTATGACAGTAAAAAGGATTTAATTAACCGACCGAATAAATCACAACTGGATCGTTTAGTAAGTCAAAAAACGAAACTGCAGGTCTATTTCAGTCTTAACCTTTTTGTGGCTCTCATTGCTTTTTTCGTTTCTTTTAGAGCTGTTTTATTTTATTCGGCTTATATCTTTTTGATTTGGTTTTATTCTCATAAAATTAAAAGATATCCGTTAATTGGAAATTTAATGGCAGCATTTCTGGCAGTTCTTCCTTTTTTCGGAATCCTGCTTTACTATTATTTAAAAATGCCTTTGTATGAAATCGAAAGCAATAGCGGTAAACTTGCCGTAATACTTTCACATGGAGCTTTCTTATTCTTGTTAATCTTAATCAGGGAAATGATAAAGGATTTAGAGAATTTAAAAGGAGATTTTGCCAATGATTACAAAACTATTCCAATTATTTATGGAGAAGAAACGGCCAAAAAAATAATTACAGTATTAACTATATTAACCGTTCTGCCTGTTTATTTTTTAATCAATGTCTACGATGTCGGATACATGGATATTTACTTTTATTTCGGCTTTATAGTTCTGATTTTTTTCTTGTTATATTTATGGAAATGGCAAACCAAAGAACAGTATGTAATGCTTCACAATGTACTGAAGTTTCTCATTGTATCGGGAGTTTTTTGCATCGTGCTTATCAATCCAAGCGTGTTATGGCACGGAAAAAAAGTATTAATGACGATTTAA
- a CDS encoding pseudouridine synthase, with amino-acid sequence MNNKEGNNKRSGARPTSSRPSSNKPKPAMQKRAQGPKKVKTNTKVAEAEVNKVEKKPNQAPKRPKVKDEIRLNKYISNSGTCSRRDADIYIQSGNVKVNGIPVTEMGYMVKPGDVVNFDGAVLTPEKKVYILLNKPKNFTTALDEGQEYRNVLELVKGSTTAKIGAIGRMDKNTTGLLVFTNDTDMIRKFTLPSQKSTKIYQVSLDKNLKFEDLEKINKGLVLDGHRVAVDEISYIEGESKSEIGIQLKSSNIKVVRAIFEHFEYNVLRVDRVAFAGLTKKNLPRGNWRMLTEQEVINLKNV; translated from the coding sequence ATGAACAATAAGGAAGGCAATAATAAAAGAAGTGGTGCTAGACCAACTAGTTCTAGACCAAGTTCAAATAAGCCAAAACCTGCGATGCAAAAAAGGGCACAAGGGCCAAAAAAAGTAAAAACAAACACTAAAGTTGCCGAAGCAGAGGTTAATAAAGTAGAGAAAAAACCTAATCAAGCGCCAAAGAGACCTAAAGTAAAAGATGAAATTCGTTTGAATAAATACATCTCAAACTCAGGAACCTGCTCAAGACGTGATGCCGATATATATATTCAATCAGGAAATGTAAAAGTAAATGGAATTCCAGTTACCGAAATGGGGTATATGGTAAAACCAGGAGATGTAGTAAATTTTGATGGTGCAGTTTTAACTCCAGAGAAAAAAGTGTACATCTTATTGAATAAGCCCAAAAATTTTACAACTGCACTTGATGAAGGCCAAGAATATCGCAATGTTTTAGAATTAGTAAAAGGTTCCACAACTGCAAAGATTGGAGCAATTGGAAGAATGGACAAGAATACAACAGGATTATTAGTCTTTACTAATGACACTGATATGATTCGTAAATTCACATTGCCGAGCCAAAAATCAACTAAAATTTACCAAGTTTCTTTAGATAAAAATTTAAAATTCGAAGATTTAGAAAAAATAAATAAAGGGCTTGTATTAGATGGCCACCGAGTTGCCGTAGACGAAATAAGTTATATTGAAGGAGAATCCAAAAGCGAAATTGGAATTCAATTGAAATCTTCCAACATAAAAGTAGTTCGCGCTATATTTGAGCATTTTGAATATAACGTTCTTAGAGTTGATCGTGTAGCTTTTGCTGGTTTAACCAAGAAAAATCTGCCGAGAGGAAATTGGAGAATGCTTACCGAACAAGAAGTTATCAATTTGAAAAATGTATAA
- a CDS encoding nuclear transport factor 2 family protein: MTPEKLQSIAFKWFEAFNNHNLEQLLSLYDDEAEHFSPKLKILKPETQGLLTGKEALRSWWQDAFDRLPSLHYKVTSLTANVDRVFMEYIRIADGDEDMLVAEVLVVNEDKIIASRVYHG, encoded by the coding sequence ATGACACCAGAAAAATTACAATCTATAGCTTTTAAATGGTTTGAAGCTTTTAATAATCATAATTTAGAGCAATTATTATCTCTTTATGATGATGAAGCAGAGCATTTTAGTCCAAAATTAAAAATACTCAAGCCTGAAACACAAGGTTTACTAACTGGAAAAGAGGCTTTAAGAAGCTGGTGGCAAGATGCGTTTGACAGATTGCCTAGCCTGCATTATAAAGTAACTTCCCTAACTGCCAATGTTGATCGAGTTTTTATGGAATATATTCGGATAGCTGATGGTGATGAAGATATGCTTGTCGCTGAGGTTCTTGTTGTGAATGAGGATAAAATTATAGCTTCCAGAGTGTATCACGGATAG